A portion of the Colius striatus isolate bColStr4 chromosome 1, bColStr4.1.hap1, whole genome shotgun sequence genome contains these proteins:
- the OFD1 gene encoding centriole and centriolar satellite protein OFD1: protein MASVESETLSQDELRKRLYQTFKNRGVLDTLKTQLRNQLIHELMHPILNGELQPRAVPSDESSLLITASNSLVADHLQRCGYEYSLSVFFPESGLEKKKLWTMQDLLQLMRINPKSTLYKSLTSGTRKENKGFLMQILIELTEHHLSKETHDTESQTTSVPPYRESLAEKLQLIDEQFADSYPQHQKYESLEVKLCEYRKEIEMQLQAEMHQKLEHFKEVEIAKIKMEEKAQTQKEISELRHELERTHQAKSEALISRERNAIERLQKQQEIEAKEVYAQRQSLLKDIEVVRTREAELKQRIEAFEITQKLQEEKNKAIDDALRRREVAVKNMEETYDQTLKTELLKYQLELKEEYIARTNKVTEDEKKNKEQAMLLREEALAVNSKKEELKQAVSRRKELELDLESAKAQVLLLNKQNQLLTEKLKEVSDYPLLKEEKLELQVQNKLLRQQLDETRSENQHLRDKLSQPSAEYLACQVELRRVEHSRKLALDEFTSHRQILEKQLQSEVEHCAQLKTQLLDSEATVRKLNVQVEELKLQLKQTQAALENEVYRNPKPSLVDRSVLDFISDRTVPHDIYVDSAILKNQVMTDVMRVNAVPRAGSWQQLQPRSASPDSDLECMARTRARMKELEKDAEYLEEAYRNYQHRVIQGAAASRTLKKVQSPLLLQPAVSRPSLNTHLELLEDNPSSQHSPLSNLRDEKYIKRTEQVDVFKNPLTPPRRGASSSRRLSSTPVSKSERGLSKKKISDDINGSYLASSQQSGDQVLSPISKPHLPSSSESVSSSPSSRGQKIRLHSQQTDKQDFSDIPKPEKLMYEDLEECISSLEYDRDIAEQPEGHALRPSGDTVEQTEGDALRPSGDSVEQNESNALHPSEDTAEQNESNTLHPSGHMAEQTEGDALRPSGDVTNGDGLVVTEVPAAVAWLRSSPVLDQRQMEEQNREVEKNLEEERKAREEMREREQQEVLEREQKEMENLNKEQIQDSMKTDEEKEDENGVKSECRSSGAEDNVKDPTPNPLEKYMRIIQQRREQELANKDSKKEVGDTSLTEGLISSEKDDSTADISHGDTDESFW from the exons ATGGCTTCTGTTGAAAGTGAGACACTGTCCCAAGATGAACTCCGCAAAAGGCTGTATCAGACTTTTAAGAACCGAGGTGTACTGGACACATTGAAG ACACAGCTCCGAAACCAGCTAATCCATGAACTAATGCATCCCATCTTAAATGGAGAACTTCAGCCACGGGCTGTTCCAAGTGATGAGAGTTCACTTTTGATCACAGCTTCCAACAGTTTGGTGGCAGATCATCTACAGAGATGTGGCTATGAGTAttcactttctgttttctttccagaaagcGGATTAGAGAAGAAGAAG CTGTGGACTATGCAAGATCTTCTTCAGTTAATGAGGATCAATCCAAAATCCACTCTTTACAAATCGCTG acttCAGGAACTCGGAAGGAGAATAAAG GTTTTCTTATGCAGATTTTAATTGAACTTACAGAACATCATCTAAGTAAGGAAACTCATGACACAGAATCTCAGACAACCTCAGTTCCTCCTTACAGAGAATCTCTTG CTGAGAAGCTTCAGCTGATCGATGAACAGTTTGCAGACTCTTACCCCCAACATCAGAAATACGAATCTTTAGAAGTAAAACTTTGTGAatatagaaaagaaatagagatGCAGCTTCAAGCAGAAATGCATCAAAAG CtagaacattttaaagaagttgAAATAGCAAAGATTAAAATGGAGGAGAAAGCGCagacacagaaagaaatctctGAGCTACGTCATGAGTTGGAGAGGACACATCAAGCAAAGTCTGAGGCCTTGATTTCTCGTGAAAGGAATGCTATTGAGAGGCTTCAAAAGCAACAAGAG ATAGAAGCCAAGGAAGTATACGCTCAGAGACAAAGTCTACTGAAAGACATTGAAGTCGTAAGGACCAGAGAGGCGGAACTGAAGCAAAGAATTGAGGCATTTGAAAT CACTCAGAAActtcaggaagagaaaaataaggctATTGATGATGCACTTCGACGTCGGGAGGTGGCTGTGAAGAACATGGAGGAGACGTATGACCAAACACTTAAGACAGAACTCTTAAA ATACCAGCTTGAATTAAAAGAAGAATACATAGCCAGAACCAATAAAGTTactgaagatgagaaaaaaaataaag AGCAAGCCATGCTTTTGCGTGAAGAAGCCCTTGCTGTTAATTCAAAAAAGGAGGAACTCAAGCAAGCTGTATCACGCAGGAAAGAACTTGAG CTGGATTTGGAATCAGCGAAGGCCCAGGTTCTGCTGCTAAATAAACAGAATCAGTTGTTGacagaaaaactgaaagagGTATCAGACTATCCTTTGCTAAAGGAGGAGAAATTGGAGCTTCAAGTGCAGAATAAGCTACTTAGGCAACAGTTGGATGAGACTCGGAGTGAGAACCAGCACCTTCGAGACA AGCTGTCACAGCCCTCAGCGGAGTACTTGGCCTGCCAAGTGGAGCTGAGAAGAGTGGAACATTCTAGAAAGCTGGCACTGGATGAATTTACAAGTCATAGGCAGATTTTGGAAAAGCAGCTACAAAGTGAG GTTGAGCATTGTGCCCAGTTAAAGACCCAACTGTTGGACTCTGAAGCTACTGTCAGAAAGTTAAATGTGCAGGTTGAAGAACTGAAACTGCAGCTGAAACAAACGCAGGCAG CTCTGGAAAATGAAGTGTATCGGAATCCAAAGCCTTCACTCGTGGATCGCTCTGTCCTTGACTTCATCAGTGACAGAACTGTGCCTCATGATATTTATGTAGATAGTGCAATCCTGAAGAATCAGGTTATGACTGATGTGATGAGGGTCAATGCTGTGCCAAGAGCTGGCTCTTGGCAACAGCTCCAGCCACGCAGCGCTTCTCCGGATTCTGACCTGGAGTGTATGGCACGAACCAGGGCCAGAATGAAAGAGCTGGAAAAAGATGCGGAGTATTTGGAAGAAGCTTACAGGAACTACCAACACAGAGTCATACAAGGTGCAGCTGCCAGCAGAacgctgaaaaaggtacagtcTCCTTTACTCCTACAGCCTGCTGTTAGCAGACCCTCCTTGAATACCCATCTTGAACTTCTAGAAGATAATCCCAGCTCCCAGCATTCCCCTCTGAGCAATTtgagagatgaaaaatacatcaaaagAACTGAGCAAGTTGATGtctttaaaaatcctttaaCGCCCCCACGCAGAGGAGCATCTTCTTCAAGACGCCTTTCTTCTACTCCTGTCTCCAAATCGGAAAGAGGACTCAGTAAGAAGAAAATTTCAGATG ACATCAATGGCTCGTACCTTGCCTCTTCACAGCAGAGTGGTGACCAGGTGCTTTCTCCTATTTCAAAGCCACATCTACCTTCGTCTTCTGAGTCTGTATCTTCCTCCCCGTCCAGTCGTGGCCAGAAAATCAG ACTTCATAGTCAACAAACAGATAAACAAGATTTCAGTGATATTCCCAAACCAGAGAAACTAATGTATGAGGATCTTGAAGAATGCATTTCTTCTCTTGAAT ATGACAGGGACATTGCAGAGCAGCCTGAGGGCCATGCCCTGCGTCCATCAGGGGACACTGTGGAGCAGACTGAGGGCGATGCCCTGCGTCCGTCAGGGGACAGTGTGGAGCAGAATGAGAGCAATGCCCTGCATCCATCAGAGGACACTGCAGAGCAGAATGAGAGCAATACCCTGCATCCATCAGGGCACATGGCAGAGCAGACCGAGGGCGACGCCCTGCGTCCATCAGGGGATGTCACCAACGGGGATGGATTGGTGGTGACCGAGGTGCCGGCAGCAGTCGCTTGGCTACGGAGCTCAC CGGTGCTGGATCAAAGACAGATGGAAGAACAGAATAGAGAAGTTGAGAAGAatttggaagaagaaaggaaagccagggaagaaatgagagagagagaacaacAGGAAGTTTTGGAAagagagcaaaaagaaatggaaaatcttAACAAAGAG CAAATCCAAGACTCGatgaaaacagatgaagaaaaagaagatgagaATGGGGTAAAATCCGAATGCAGGAGTTCTGGTGCTGAAGATAACGTAAAGGATCCTACCCCAAATCCATTAGAAAAATACATGAGAATTATTCAGCAGCGCAGAGAGCAGGAACTGGCAAACAAG GATTCAAAAAAAGAAGTAGGAGACACATCACTTACAGAGGGACTAATATCTAGTGAAAAGGATGACAG cactgcagacatTTCTCATGGAGACACGGATGAAAGCTTCTGGTGA